From a region of the Salvelinus alpinus chromosome 2, SLU_Salpinus.1, whole genome shotgun sequence genome:
- the LOC139557773 gene encoding ankyrin repeat and SAM domain-containing protein 1A-like isoform X5: MGRGMSIKTACCGCGKDAVEAAFWTHGACSKALDQPVGEWLEHVGLPQYESKLLLNGFDDLCYMGSNVMEDLDLRDMGITDPGHRKKILHAARSLPKVKALGCDGSTSLSTWLDVLGLQEYLPNFLSSGYRTLDCVKNLWELEIVNVLKIGVLGHRKRIIASLAERPYEEAPTKSQISHRLSQIRFQDLLSQTGTSPLSQMDPSTSRSMDMLLPLGEAGRRRRAMDQDCSVSLRSYSERPRSHDRQSDRHREPRLTLRPPSQSATYATVSAWHHQPEKLILESCGYEASYLGSMIIRDLRGIESTQEACAKIRKSKDHSRKGPVVILSITYKGVKFMDAATKTIVAEHEIRNISCAAQDPEELCTFAYITKDNKSGHHFCHVFSTVEVTQTYEIILTLGQAFEVAYQLALQTKARQYVPVPPPSLGSEVIETKSSRPTSQQWSSMRRSTGAPPLECRCCYCHTCTTHRPSFLPLHSVSPGVQIDPLEMDADMQSLGSTTWLFNQRDSNKRPVSTKYETTIF, translated from the exons ATGGGAAGGGGGATGAGCATCAAGACTGCCTGTTGTGGATGCGGGAAGGACGCGGTTGAGGCTGCTTTCTGGACTC ATGGGGCCTGCAGCAAAGCCCTGGACCAGCCCGTGGGTGAGTGGCTGGAGCATGTGGGGCTGCCGCAGTACGAGAGCAAGCTGCTGCTTAATGGCTTTGACGACCTATGCTACATG GGCAGTAACGTGATGGAGGACTTGGACCTTAGAGATATGGGAATCACTGACCCTGGACACAGAAAGAAGATCCTCCACGCAGCACGCAGCTTGCCCAAG GTGAAGGCCCTTGGCTGTGATGGcagcacctctctctccacctggtTGGATGTGCTAGGTCTGCAGGAGTACCTGCCTAACTTCCTGTCTAGTGGCTACCGTACCTTGGACTGTGTGAAGAACCTATGGGAGTTGGAGATTGTCAAC GTGTTGAAAATCGGCGTTCTGGGCCACAGGAAGAGGATCATAGCGTCTCTGGCAGAGCGGCCCTATGAGGAGGCCCCGACCAAATCACAGATCTCTCACCGTCTCTCACAGATCAGG TTTCAGGACTTGTTGTCCCAGACAGGGACCTCTCCTCTGAGTCAGATGGACCCGTCCACCAGTCGCTCCATGGACATGCTCCTGCCCCTGGGAGAGGCAGGCAGGAGGAGGAGAGCCATGGACCAGGACTGCAGTGTGTCCCTGCGCTCCTACAGCGAGAGACCACGCTCTCAC gacagacagagtgacagacataGGGAACCCCGTTTGACCCTTCGGCCGCCTAGCCAGTCTGCCACATACGCTACAGTGTCCGCTTGGCATCACCAGCCTGAGAAACTCATCTTAGAGTCCTGTGGGTATGAGGCCAGT TATTTAGGATCAATGATTATCAGGGATCTACGGGGGATTGAGTCAACTCAAGAAGCCTGTGCCAAAATTAGG AAGTCGAAGGACCATTCAAGAAAGGGTCCTGTTGTCATCCTTTCCATCACCTATAAAGGGGTCAAGTTTATGGACGCAGCCACTAAG ACCATAGTAGCCGAGCATGAGATTAGGAACATCTCCTGTGCAGCCCAGGACCCTGAGGAACTCTGCACCTTCGCCTACATCACCAAGGACAATAAAAGTGGCCACCACTTCTGCCATGTCTTCAGCACTGTGGAAGTG ACCCAGACCTATGAGATCATCCTGACGCTGGGTCAGGCCTTTGAGGTGGCCTATCAGCTGGCTCTCCAGACCAAAGCCAGGCAGTATGTCCCAGTCCCCCCACCATCTCTGGGGTCAGAGGTCATTGAGACCAAATCCAGCCGGCCCACATCACAGCAATGGAGCAGCATGAGGAGATCAACA GGTGCCCCTCCGCTAGAATGCCGCTGCTGTTACTGTCACACGTGTACTACCCACCGCCCCTCCTTCCTCCCGTTGCACTCTGTTAGCCCTGGAGTCCag